The nucleotide window TGGATCGCGGAGAGCATGCAGGTGGCGTAGCTGGCGGAGAATGCGTAGATCACGTAGAGCGCGTCACGAGTGCGGCGCCCTCCCACTTCCCTGGAACGGATATGTCCGTTGCATGTGACATCGTGGGCAGTGAGTCAGCGGCAGCCTGCACGATCCCCTTGCTGCCGGAACGAGGGGCGCACGCCGAGCTTGTAGCGCGCACAGCAGTCCTACTGCCCGAAGTCTACTGCGAGGTAGGCGCCCGCAGCTGGGTCCTCACGGATCGACCCCAGTTGACCACGCGCCGGGCCGTAGACACCTGGCGGTGGGACCTTGACGCTTGCGAACAACAGTGGGGCCAACGCGACGTCATTGTTTCTGTGATGGGCCCGTGGTCCTTGGCGACGGCCCTCGAACTGCCCAATGGGCACAGGGCGGTGACGGATCCCGGTGCTCGGCGAGATCTTAACCAGGCGCTCGAAGCGGGGGTGGCGGAGGCCGTCGCTGGGCTGTCGGCGCGTTTTGGTGGCGCCGTGCAGGTCGTGCTGGAGGAGCCCTGGGTGCCGGCGTTGCTTCAGGGGTCGGTGCCTGATACGAGTGATTTCGACGAGCTTGCGGCCGTGCCTCAGTATGAGATCAGTAAGGCGTTGGATGCACTGGCGGTGGGGCCAGCCTGGTTGGATTGTGCTTCGTTGGCGACGTTGTTGCAGTGGGAGGGTCCTGTGACGTTCGATCCGCTGGGGTTGAAGGGTACGGCGGGGTTTGATGCGGCGGCGGAGTTGCTGTCGGTGGACAAGGGGGTGCGGCTGACCTTGTCGGTGGATGAGTTGATGGGGGCGGGAGATGATGCGGCGCGTGGGGTGGCGGTGCGGGTCGCCAGGTTTGTGGACATGTTGGGGGTGGGGAGGGAGATGCTGCAGCGGATTGCGGTGTGTGCCAAGGATGGTGGGGATGCGTTGGGTTTGGCCGGGGCGATTGCGGTGGCGAGGGAGGCGACTGACATGCTGCATCGGGATGCGGGGGATCTTTAGGTTTAGGGGGCCGGGAGGATTGCGCGTGCTGGGAGGGTGATCTGGCGTTCCTGGGGTTGCTTTTTCGTCTGTTCGCAATGATGGTCGGGTGGTGGGGGTTAGGTGAATAGGGGTT belongs to Corynebacterium argentoratense DSM 44202 and includes:
- a CDS encoding uroporphyrinogen decarboxylase/cobalamine-independent methonine synthase family protein; translated protein: MTDGLDRGEHAGGVAGGECVDHVERVTSAAPSHFPGTDMSVACDIVGSESAAACTIPLLPERGAHAELVARTAVLLPEVYCEVGARSWVLTDRPQLTTRRAVDTWRWDLDACEQQWGQRDVIVSVMGPWSLATALELPNGHRAVTDPGARRDLNQALEAGVAEAVAGLSARFGGAVQVVLEEPWVPALLQGSVPDTSDFDELAAVPQYEISKALDALAVGPAWLDCASLATLLQWEGPVTFDPLGLKGTAGFDAAAELLSVDKGVRLTLSVDELMGAGDDAARGVAVRVARFVDMLGVGREMLQRIAVCAKDGGDALGLAGAIAVAREATDMLHRDAGDL